One genomic segment of Centropristis striata isolate RG_2023a ecotype Rhode Island chromosome 11, C.striata_1.0, whole genome shotgun sequence includes these proteins:
- the glula gene encoding glutamate-ammonia ligase (glutamine synthase) a: MATSASATLSKAVKKTYMELPQGDKVQAMYIWIDGTGEGLRCKTRTLDFEPKSIEDLPEWNFDGSSTYQSEGSNSDMYLIPAAMFRDPFRQDPNKLVLCEVLKYNRKPTETNLRITCNKVMEMVEDQHPWFGMEQEYTILGTDGHPFGWPSNGFPGPQGPYYCGVGADKAYGRDIVEAHYRACLYAGVDICGTNAEVMPAQWEFQVGPCEGIKMGDHLWVARFILHRVCEDFGVIASFDPKPIPGNWNGAGCHTNFSTKEMREEGGLKAIEDSIEKLGKRHSYHIRAYDPKGGLDNARRLTGHHETSNIHEFSAGVANRGASIRIPRNVGQEKKGYFEDRRPSANCDPYGVTEALIRTCLLSEEGDEPTDY, translated from the exons ATGGCCACGTCCGCCAGCGCCACGTTGAGTAAAGCTGTCAAGAAGACGTACATGGAGCTCCCTCAGGGGGATAAAGTCCAAGCCATGTACATTTGGATTGATGGGACCGGAGAGGGGCTCCGCTGCAAAACCAGGACGCTGGATTTTGAGCCCAAAAGCATCGAAG ATCTACCTGAGTGGAACTTCGATGGCTCCAGTACATACCAGTCTGAGGGATCCAACAGCGACATGTACCTGATTCCTGCTGCCATGTTTCGGGATCCTTTCCGCCAAGACCCCAACAAACTGGTCCTGTGTGAAGTGCTCAAATACAACCGCAAACCTACAg AAACCAACCTTCGTATCACATGCAACAAGGTGATGGAGATGGTGGAGGACCAGCATCCTTGGTTTGGCATGGAGCAGGAGTATACTATTCTGGGCACAGACGGACACCCTTTTGGCTGGCCATCTAATGGTTTCCCTGGACCACAAG GTCCATACTACTGCGGCGTGGGAGCTGACAAAGCCTATGGCAGAGATATAGTGGAAGCCCATTACAGAGCCTGTCTGTATGCTGGAGTTGATATCTGTGGCACAAACGCAGAAGTGATGCCCGCTCAG tggGAGTTCCAGGTTGGACCATGTGAAGGGATCAAGATGGGCGATCATCTGTGGGTGGCGCGCTTCATCCTGCACCGCGTGTGTGAAGACTTTGGCGTCATTGCGTCGTTTGACCCCAAGCCAATCCCTGGCAACTGGAATGGTGCTGGCTGCCATACAAACTTTAGCACAAAAGAGATGAGGGAAGAAGGCGGCTTAAA aGCCATTGAAGATTCCATCGAGAAGCTTGGGAAGAGGCACAGCTATCACATCCGTGCCTATGATCCTAAAGGGGGCCTGGACAACGCTCGCCGTCTCACCGGCCACCATGAAACCTCAAACATCCACGAGTTCTCCGCAGGTGTAGCCAACCGCGGCGCCAGCATCCGCATTCCTCGCAACGTTGGCCAGGAGAAGAAGGGCTACTTCGAGGACCGCCGCCCTTCAGCCAACTGCGACCCGTATGGCGTGACCGAGGCCCTGATCCGTACCTGTTTGCTGAGCGAGGAGGGGGATGAACCCACGGATTACTAA